GGTTGCTGTTTTTCGTCAGTTGCTACTTCACCGTCTTTAAACACGATGCGGCGCTTGGCACAGTCGGCGGTGAGCGGGTCATGAGTGACTAAAATAATAGTTTTGCCTGTGTTGTTGATTTTCTCAAACAGATCGAGAATTTCGTTACTTGTGTTTGTGTCAAGCTGTCCTGTGGGTTCATCTGCCAACAGTAATGGCGGATTATTGAAGAGCGCACGTGCTAGCGCGACACGTTGTTGCTGTCCGCCGGACAAGCTTGACGGTTTAAAATCCATACGGTCTCGCAATCCTACGGAATCGAGTAATTCCTCTGCCCGTTGGCGGAGGCGTGTTTGTTTGCCTTTGCGGTAGAGACCGGGAAGCATAACATTCTCCGCTGCCGTTGCGTAGGGAATGAGATAAAAATTTTGAAAAACAATGCCAGTAAGTCTGTTTCTGGCATCGCTTTGTTCATTATCTGACATTTGTGCTGTATCCGTACCATCAAGAAAGTATGAGCCAGCAGTAGGACGGTCTAGCAGGGCGAGAAGATGCAGGAGCGTAGATTTTCCCGAACCCGAAGTACCTTGGATTGCAACCAGCTCGCCATGGTCAATGACCATATCAAGTGGTTTTACGGCATTGATAGTCAGCCCACCTTGCGAAAAGGTTCTTGTTAATCCTTTTGTTTCGATAACTGGCTTGCTCATTCTGCTACTCTTTAGATTGATTGCTTGGCAGGATAAGCCGTGTTGCGACTAGGTCACCGTTATTAATGCCCGATAATACCTCTGTATTGTTAGCTCCCATTGTTCCGAATTCTGGTGAAACTGGGGTTGCGCGATTATTTTCATCCACGATGTATACATATTGTTTGCCATCCACCCACTTGATGGCGTTGTTGGGTACTACCAGAACGCTATCTATTTCTTTTGTGATAATAGAACACTGAGTTGTCATTTGCGGTCTGAGCTGGATAGCTGTTTTAGGCTTAAGAGGAACCAGTGCTTGATAGTATACAATATTATCTTGGATGACAGCTTCAGGATATATTTTTGACACACTTCCTCTGAAAATAACGCTAGGGTAGGCATCAACGGTAAAGTTAACTGGCATTCCCCGTGTGACGGTTCCCACATCGGTTTCATCGACGTAAATAAGCATTTCAAGGCGAGTAGGGTCTAAAATTGTAATCAGGTTAGCTACTTGTAATCCTGCAACTACAGTTTCGCCTTCTTGCGCTGTAACCTGACTGACCAGCCCGTCGATTGGTGCATAAATTTCTGTATAGCTGATTTGAATGCTAGCGTTGTCCAGCTCTGCCTGTGCAGAAACTACAGCCTCTACGGCGTTAATGACGTCTGTAATGTAATTTTCTTCCAGCAACCGCAAAGCATCTTTGTTCGATTTTGCCTGTGTGGCTGCCACAACGTAGTCCTGATAGGCTTCATCTAGTGAAGATTGCTCAAGCACTCCTGTTGCAACAAGGGCAATACGTCGTTGCCATGTGAGATATGTGAAGCGGCGTTGCGCTAGCGAGCCGTCAAGAGTCGCCTGAGCCTGATCTATCTGAATGGGATATGTTTTGTTAACATTTTCCAGTTGTGCTTGTGCCTGCCTGAGCGCTGCTTCTTGTGCTACGTAGTTTGCGCGTTGTTCTCTATCGTCTATTTTGGCGATTAAAATACCTTTTTCGACCCTGTCTCCAACACGCACGAGCATTCGTTCTATCACACCAGTAGCACGCGTACCTGTTTTAACAATTGCACCAACTTGAGCTTGGATAATTCCAGTGGATTGCAGCTGAACGGCAACGCTTCCTTTTTGTGCTTTGGCGATTTCAAGAACCTTTGCTCCATCTGCGTCCTGTTGCACTACAAAGTACCACACTGTTCCAGAAATGAGCAGTATGGTAACGAGCACGATGAGGATAAAGGCAGATTGTTTTCGCATGCAAGAGTATCCTTCTGGAGGTAAAGGGTACTCAACTGTACGCTAGGTGCAAACGTGATAGCTATTCTAGAGAAGAAAAATCTGAATAAAAATACATGGATTTAAGAAAGTTCGGGAGAAGGTATAAAAAAAGACCACTGCAAGGCAGTGGTCTTTTATGGGCGTAATAGCGGCGACGCTAAAACAGGTTGGTTGCGTATGCTGCGTTGAGCAATGATGTATACTTGCTGTCGTAGCGCTTTTCATCCTTTTGCAGGGCTAAAGCAGCTTCGGCAGGTGGTATTGCTTCAGCGTATGTACGTTTTGTAATCATGGCGCTGAAGGAGTCAGCCACAGCAGTTACTCTACCAAGCCAACCAATGTCGTCACCTTTGAGTCTGTTAGGGTAACCAGATCCATCCAACCGTTCATGGTGCTGCATAATTGCCTGCACCATTTCATCGAAAGCAAAACCGAGCTTATGTACAATCTTGCCTCCCTGAAGGGAGTGCTCAAGAATCTTAGCACGTTCATCATGCTTCAGCGGCTCTGTTTTGGTCAGGATAAAGGAAGGTACTTTAGACATTCCTATATCGTGCAGCAACAGCGCCAGCGTGATTTTATCAAGTTCTCTGCGTTTGAAATCCTTGCGGGTTTCAAAGAACAACCAAAGACCTGCGATAGTCGTGTTAAGAGAATGCGTACTAAGCCTATGCTCTTCCGTTGATATGCGACGCATAAAAAGCTTCATGCGGAACTTGTCCTTACTCAGAAACTCGGTGAAGACCATTACATCCTGATATAGTGCTTCAAACACTGGGCGCACAGGCTGGTCAATGAACTCATCAAGGCGGATGGTTAACGCCTGAATTATTACTTCAGCGATTTCTGTATCTTTCAAGTTCTCATCAATAAGCACAAGGTCAAGCTGTTTGACAATATGCTTAAAGTATACCGCATGGTCAGCTCGGGCAACGAACAGGTCGCCATTGGAACAAAGGGTCTGGACTTCATCTACCTGCTCATTAGAGAGCCTTGCACCCTTACGACAGTAAGGTTCAAGTGTAGCAGACTCATCCTTAAACACAAACAGATCCAGTGGCGGTCTGTACTTTGGGAAGCTGTCCAGAATAGTTTTAGCTATCTGGTAATACGCTTCTCTAAAGCTTTCGGAAGCAGCGGATTGATCAGTTGTCATACTTACTTATGGTAGATTTTCACCAGGTTTGTTCCCCTGGCTTGTCCTCCCGGTTTAGGCTGACCTGCTGTAATAACAACGCGGTCACCGGCACGGAATTCAGGGGATGTTTCAACAAATGTTTCAGCCCGTTGTAGGTGGGCTTCAATAGATTTGTCAACAGGGTCGGTTACAACACCCCATGAGAAGTTCAATGCACGGCGAACAGCTTCGTCCGGTGTAAGCGCGTGAACGAGCTGGTCTGGACGACGTGCGGACATAAGACGAGCAGATGCACCGCTGTTGGAATGACATACAAGAGCTTTAGCTTCTACTTTTTCAGCCATGAGACATGCAGAGTATGCAAGGAAGTCCGGAGTAGACTGACCTTTGCTTGGAGTCATGTCACGTTCCTGCTCAAAGTAGTACTTTTCTGCTTCCTGCGCGATTTTGGTCATGTATTTCACAGTCTGCACAGGGAAGTTACCCATAGCAGTTTCTTCTGAAAGCATGAGACAGTCAGTACCGTCGAGTACAGCGTTTGCTACGTCAGTTGTTTCTGCACGGGTAGGAACAGGGTTGTTCACCATGGACAGAAGCATCTGGGTTGCAACGATAACTGGTTTGCCTGCGCGGTTACATGCTTCGATGATGCGTTTCTGCATAGCTGGAAGCTGTGGAAGCGGACATTCAACACCAAGGTCACCACGAGCAACCATGATGATGTCAGTAACATCGAGAATAGCTTCGAGGTTAGTAACAGAGTTCTGACGCTCGAGCTTAGCGATGATAGGAATGTTTTTACCGGCTTCGAGGATAATTTTACGTGCAACTTCAATGTCAGCAGGAGTCTGAACAAAGGAGAGAGCACAAGCATCAACACCGAGACGCAGACCGTCGCGAAGATCTTTCTGATCTTTTTCGGTCATAGCCGGAAGGTTGATTGGTTTACCCGGAAGAGCAAGACCTTTACGGGAAGTCAGGAAGCCATCGTTGCGACACTCAATCTCGAATGCACCGAGGTCGAGTTTTTCTGTTACGCGGAACGGAAGTACGCCGTCTGCGAGAACAATTTTGTCGCCGATTTCCAGAGTTTCCATGATCTCAGGAACATCAAACGGGATGAAAGGAAGTTGACGCACGTGTTCGGTACCTGAAGGGCCGAGAACGAGACGATCATGTTTTTTCAGTGTGTAGCTATCTTCACTGAGCTGACCGATACGCATCTTAGGGCCGGAGAGGTCCTGAAGAATTGTAATAGGAGTATCGTACTCTGCTTCGAGTTCGCGGATAAGTGCAATAAGACCTTCAAACATGGTTGCATCGCCATGTGAGAAGTTAAGCCTGAAAATACGTACACCGGCTTCAATAAGTTCAGACAATTTCTGTCTTGAGTTACTGGCCGGACCAATGGTGGCAATAATTTTAGTTCTCATGATAAGGATATTTTGTGATTTACAACATATTGTCAAGGCATATTGATATGTGAAACCGGTTTTAGTTTGAATACGCCCCTTTACAACTTCAGACGCACGCCTTTCTTATAATGGTTGGGGTGGTAAAGTGTGGTAAAAGGTGGTAGAGGTGACGTATGTATTTCAGAGGCCGATCCCACCGAAGTCTCGATAACAAAAGCAGAGTAATGCTGCCCACTGCCTTTAGGGACATCCTTCTCTCTCGCTCGGAAGGCGGGAAACTTGTCCTTACCACCTATGATAGGTGCGTAATGGGGTTTCCATTGCCTGATTGGGAAGAGTTCGAGCAAAAATTCCATCGATTAAAAAATCCATCTCTTAAGTTGCGTCATTTCCGAAGACTCGTTATTGGCGGAGCCGAAGAAATTGTTGTGGACAAGCAGGGACGCATCAGGCTTCCTGCTGACCATGTCTCGTATGGTGGGCTTCAGAAAGAAATCGTGCTTGTCGGACAGGGAAGTAAATTTGAGATTTGGGATAAAACCCGCTTCGAAGAACTTATGGCTCTCGATTTCGACGACGTGGCTGACGAATTAACAGAAAGCGGAATTGATTTTCCGATTTAGGAATAAGGTGACCAGTAATGACTTCCGAACAGGATAGCGCACAAGACCAGCAAATGTGGGACGATCATGTCTCCGTACTGCTGAACGAAGTGATAGACTACCTCGACCCTAAACCCGGTGGATACTATTTAGACGGAACACTGGGGCTTGCAGGGCACAGTGAAGCTTTGTTGAAAAAAGCAGATGGTAAAGCGCATCTTCTCGGTATCGATAGAGATTTAGAAACGCTTGAGCGCGCTCGAAAGCGTCTTGAGCCGTTTGGCGATAATGTTGTAACAGCCCACGCCAGATTCAGCGAATTTGAAATGGTTTTGCGGGATGTCAACTGGGATGAGCTTGATGGTGCACTTATTGATATCGGTGTTTCGTCAATGCAGATCGATCAGCCGGAACGAGGTTTCAGTTTTAAAACTGAAGGTCCGCTTGATATGCGGATGGACCCTTCCGGTGGTATGCCGCCTGCAAGCTCTATCGTTAACAAAGCGTCGTATGAAAAATTAAAATTTATTATTGGTCGATACGGTGAAGACCCTATGTGCGGACGTATTGCAAAAGCAATTCTCGAAGCCCGTTCCGTATCACCTATTGAAACAACAACGCAGTTGGCATCAATTGTTGAAAAAGCGTATCCGGCTAAGTGGCGCGCTAAATCCAGAAACCACCCTGCAACACGCACATTCCAAGCATTGCGCATGGTGGTTAACAGTGAGTTAGAAGAGCTGGAAGCATTTTTGAAGCGCATTTTGGATCACTTGCGCCCGGGTGGTCGCCTTGCTGTAATCACCTTCCACTCCTTGGAAGACCGTATGGTAAAGCGCATGTTCAAAGAAGAATCTACCGGATGCATTTGCCCAAAACAGATTCCTGTTTGTGTTTGTAATCATACCCCGAATGTTACGTTGATAACCCGAAAGCCAGTTACCGCAAGTGCGGAAGAGCTTAAAATCAACTCTCGTTCTTCAAGTGCAAAATTGCGCGTGGTTGAAAAATTGTAGCGGGAAGCCGATGGCAAAAAAGATTGATGTGTGGATTCTTGCATTGATTCTTTCTGGAGTACTCACACTGGCGTTGTGTTTAACCACTGTGTGGTTGAATATTGAGCAGGTGAATATGGGGTATGCCCTTAAAGAGCTTCAAGTAAGCGTCAACAAAAAGAAAGCACATACAGCCAGACTTCAGCTTGAGCGGGATAATTTGTTGTCTCCGTACCGATTAAAGAAAGAAGCCGCTCGACTTGGGATGCAAGCTGCTCAGGTCGGGCAAATACGCCGGATGGCTGAAACACCTGTTAAGGAATAATGGAGTGACTGTGGTCAAGGCAGCGCGGAAAAAACGAATTCCAGAACAAAAAGAAACGTAAAGAAACGTGAATCCGTTTTTAAAGGGCGGGACTGGAGTCGTGTGCGTTTTCTGTGTGTTGCTGCATTCATTGCGATATTATGGTGCTCCCTGTGGGGAAGAGCTTTCAGCTTGCAAGTTGTCGATCCGCAAGAACTGGGACGACGGGCACTGCGCCAGCATCTGACGTCGGAGCTGGTGACAGGACGTCGCGGAAAGATTCTTGATAGAGACAACAGAGTCTTGGCATCAACACTTGCCATTAAATCTGTGTTTGTGCGTCCATACGAAGTGGAAAGTCCGTATACAGTTTCTGTGCGTCTTGCAGGTATTCTTGGTGTTGATCCCAAGTTTATTCGGAAGAAAATCAGAAAAGGTCGCAACTTTGTCTGGATAAAACGAAAGATTGATGACCGCGCAGCAGCTGCAATCAAAAAGCAGGGGCTGAAAGGTGTCTACCTCCAGACTGAGTTTGGGCGGGTTTATCCGAACAAAATGTTGAGCGGCAACTTGCTTGGCTATGTTGGCATTGATGAAAAAGGTCTTGCCGGTATCGAATACGCGTTCAATAAAACCCTCACCGGTTCTTCCTCTAAATTTGTTGTGCAGCGCGATGCCGCAGGGCGCAGGCTCTTTTTGCAGGGCGCAGAAGAAACAACGCCTCTTCAGGGCGATGATATTAGCCTGACTATTGATTCGGAAGTGCAGTTCTTTGCTGAACAGGCAGTACAATACGCTGTTAATGCCTACGATGCGAAGTGGGGCGGCGCAATGGTTGTAGATGTTGCCAGCGGGGATGTTCTTGCGTGGGCACAGGCGCCGATGTTTAACCCGAACGTATTCGGACAATATTCATCCAGCCAGCGTCGCGATAGAATTGCTCAGGATGCCTTTGAAATGGGATCAACCATCAAACCATTTTTGATGGCAGCAGCACTTGAAGAAAATATTATTGAGCCTGATACGCTGGTTTTTTGTGAAAACGGAAGATGGCGTTTGCATAACGTCCGAATCCGTGACACGAAAAAATTGCAGTGGCTGACAGCAAAAAAAGTACTTTCCTACTCTAGTAATATTGGTACCGCAAAAATAGGGCTTGATCTTGGCGCAACCAAGTATAGAGACTATTTGGTGCGGTTGGGATTTGGCAAAAAATCTCCTTTACCGCTGGCAGGACAGTCGTCGGGGATTCTTCGTCCGCTGAAACGGTGGACGCAGGTTGACCTTGCCAACGCAGCTTTTGGTCAGGGCTTTTCGGCAACCATGCCGCAATTGGCAGAAGCCTATTTGGCGCTCGCTAATGGTGGCGTTCGAAAACCGCTTCGACTGGTAAAAAATTTTTCATTAGCTGAAAATGTGCAAAAAGAACGTTCGCAACGGATTTTTTCCGAAGAAACAGCACGGAATGTACTCGCGATGATGCAGGATGTTGTGGAACATGGCACAGGAAAAAGTGCTGCCATATCTGGTGTTTCTATCGGCGGAAAAACTGGGACAGCGCAAAAAGCATCCCGCAGCGGCGGCTATGGCGGCAAGTATACTTCGTCATTTGTCGGGCTGGTTCCGGCACAGAATCCGAGGTTCATCACATTAGTTGTTGTTGATGAACCCGCCAAAAACTATTACGGGAGCAAGGTTGCCGCGCCAGCGTTTAAAGAGATCGCAATGCGGTACATGGCTCTCAATGGCACATTGCCCGACTCTGAGCAGTCCCGTCTGTTTGCAACAACAGCACCGGCAAAACGGAAACCGACATATGGTGAACGACGTTTTGATGTAGGTGGCAAACCACAGATTTCTGGGGAATCAGTTCCTGATTTACGGGGTAAGTCGGTACGTTTTGCAATGGAAATTTATGCTCGTCAGGGCATTATTCCTTCTGTACAGGGGAGTGGTGCTTTTGTGAAAAAACAAAAACCGGCAGCAGGCGCAAAGTGGTCTGCCGGTGCTAAACAGCAATATATACTCTGGCTATCGGAGCAATCATAATATGGCGCAGACTATACCTATGGAACAGCTTGAGCAGCAGGTTGCGACTGGCTTGCTCACTCTGCATATTGATTCCCGCAAAGTAAAACAGGGAGACGTCTTTGTTGCGCTTCCCGGCGCTACTGTGGATGGCGGGAAATTTATCGAGAACGCCATTGAAAATGGTGCAGCATACATTGTGTGCAGCGAAGAAAATATTCCAGCAAACCCTGTAGATGCAGTGTTTGTTGTTACAGAAAATACAAAAGAAACTCTTGGCAGACTGGCATCTGCCCGTTTTGGCACTGCCAATCTTAATCTACAGCTTGTAGGTGTTACTGGCACAAACGGCAAAACAACCGTTACCAGTATCTTAGAATACCTTTTTGCTGAGGCAGGTCGCAAAACTGGTGTTATCGGCACGGTTGCATATCGCTGGCCGGGTACAGAAATTGTTGCCAACATGACAACACCGGATTGCCTTAAGTTGCATTCCCTGCTTTCCCGTATGGAAGCGGCGGGGGTTGAAAATGCATTCATGGAAGTTTCTTCACATGCGCTTGACCAGAACAGAACTGCCGGAATCCGTTTTGCCGGTGGTGTGCTTACAAACGTAACGCAGGATCATCTGGACTACCATGGTGATATGGAAACGTATTTTGATGCAAAGAAAAAGTTGTTCACCACTGTTCCTGATGTAGCCAAGCTGGGCGTAGTCAACCTTGACGATGCCTACGGCAAGCGTTTGCTTCCAGAGCTTTCCAACGGTATCGGTTTTACGCTGACTGGTGCTGATGTAGAAGGCTGCCGTGTCCTGCGTGGTGAGATTCTTGAATCCACAGTGGATGGCTTGAAACTCCATATGTCTTTTGAAGGGCAGGAGTGGAATATTACGTCACCGATGGTAGGTACGCATAATGCCTCCAACCTGCTTGCAGCTATGGCTGTAGGGGTGGGAATGGGGCTTACCATACAGCAAATGCAGAGCCTTTCCGGCTATACCGGAGTTTGTGGACGTCTTGAACGTATCCCGACTACTAAAGGCATTTACGCGTTTGTTGATTATGCACATACCCCTGATGCGTTAGTGAATGTACTGTCTGCATTACGCAAAACAGGATTTGAACGCATTATTACTGTGTTCGGTTGCGGCGGAGACCGTGACCGTACTAAGCGTCCTCTTATGGGGGAAGCAGTAGCAAAAGGAACTGATGTTGCGGTGCTTACATCTGATAACCCGCGTACAGAAAATCCTGACGCTATTCTTGAAGATGTGAAGCCGGGGCTTGCTGATTGTAAGGAAGTGCTTGTAGAGGTCGATCGTAAAAAAGCGATTGAGCTTGCAGTATCCATTGCAAAACCTGGTGACTGCATTCTTGTTGCCGGTAAAGGGCATGAAGACTATCAGGTTCTTGGCACTAAAAAAGTACCATTCAGCGATCAGGCAATCCTGAAGGAGTTGCTCTAGTGAAGTTAACGCTCGATCAGATTCAAAGCGCAATGGGGGCAGTAGGTTTTCTTGGTGATGCTGGAGAACTGGCACCTCTTGGTATACAGACTGACAGCCGCGTGCTTAAGCGTGGAGAATTGTTCTTTTGTATTTCAGGCGAGCGATTTGATGGTCATAACTTTGCTAAGGCGGCGTTAGAACGTGGCGCATGCGGTATTGTTGCAGAACGACCTCCGTTTTCCATGGATGAAATGATGGGGATGGAGTGTTGTGACGGTGGCGTACCATTGCTTATGGTACAGGATTGTGTTGCTGCGTTGGGCAAGCTGGCAACTCATTATCGCCAGCTTACACGAGCTATTGTCACCGGCATCACAGGTACGGCGGGAAAAACTACCGTAAAAGAGCTGCTTGCAGAAATTCTTTCCGTTCGTGGCGAAACAGCACGTAACCATTTGAACTTGAATAACCAGATTGGCTTGCCAGTATCCATACTTGGAGCAACTGGTGATGAAAAATATTGGGTTATGGAAGCAGGTATCAGCCAGCCGCACGATATGGATGAGCTTGGCGCTATTCTGCGTCCTGATCTGGGGATTATTGTAAACGTGGGAGAAGGTCACACAGAAGGACTGGGTGACAAGGGTGTTTCTCACTATAAATCGCAGCTTCTTAAATATATTCAGCAGGGTGGTGTCGGACTCGTTTCCGTAGATTATCCTGATCTGCTGGAAGCATGTGACAGAAAATTCGATGAAATGCGGTATTTCAGCATTAAAGATCCTGAATGTGCATACTACGCTGAATATGCAGGTGCAGTGTCAGAAGTGCAGGGGAAATATCACGTAAACCTTTGCGGAAAAGAATTTGATGTCACTGCGCCGTTTAGAGGCGCTTTTGCCGCTGAAAATGTTATAGCGGCGGCAGCAGCAGCGGATATTATGGGACTTACGTCCAAAGAAATTATTCAGGGATTCGAGCAGGCGACGTTGCCGGAAAAACGATTTAATTGTTCGCAACGCGGTAACTGGCTTGTCATTGACGACTGTTACAACTCGAATCCATTATCTTGTGCCCGTGCGCTGGAAACAGCTGCTGAACTGGCAGAAGATAAGCCGCTTGTTCTGGTGTTGGGTGAAATGCTGGAACTGGGGGAGCAGGCTTATGAGGCACATAATGATATTGGCAAAAAGATTACTGAATCTAAGGCTGATGTTGTGTGCTGGATTGGCAAAAATAGCACTGCGGTGAAAGATGGTCTTAATGAGACCGACTTTACCGGGGAATTCCACTGTGTGGAAACACCGCAGCAATTTCTTAACCTGTGCAAAACGCTCTGTGTAAACGACGGAACCATTTTATTCAAAGGTTCCCGTGGTAATAAGTTGGAGCGTTTTGTTTCTGTGTTCTGCGACAGCTTTTGTCCTAGCAGAACAACGGGGATAACTGGTGCTTTATAATCTGCTTTACCCGCTCAGTTCAGACCTGAGCTTTTTGAATGTATTTAAATACATATCGTTTCGAACTGTTGGAGCGTTGTTGACGGCGCTTGTACTTTCAATTGCTCTTGGTCCTTATTTTATTAACTGGCTTAAAAAAATTAAATGCGGACAGTATATTCAGTCAGAAGTAGCCTGTCATACCAATAAAGCCGGTACGCCTACAATGGGCGGCATTTTGATTGCATTTTCACTTATTACAAGCACATTACTCTGGTGTGATTTGAGTAACCCCTATGTGTGGCTTACTTTGCTTGTATACACAGGCTTTGCGCTTGTAGGGTTTGTGGATGACTATACGAAACTGCGTCGCAAAGAAAATCAGGGACTTTCTGCCCGTGCCAAGTTTCTTGGACAAATAGGTATTTCGGCAGTAGCGCTGTACCTGTTAGTACAGCTCCCTGCATATTCAACGGAACTGTATGTTCCACTCTTCAAAAATGTGAGTCCTGATCTGGGATTCTTTTATATTCCGTTTGCCATGCTGGTTATTATCGGCTCATCAAACGGTGTGAATCTGACAGACGGTATGGATGGTCTTGCTATCGTGCCGGTTGTCGTCACTACACTTGTCTACGGGGTATTCATTTATGTTGCCGGTCACGCCGCACTTTCGCAGTATTTGCAGGTCGCAGCGGTTCCCGGTGTAGGTGAAGTTACCGTATTTTGCGGGGCACTTGTTGGCGCAGGGCTGGGTTTCCTGTGGTTCAACGCGTATCCAGCACAGGTGTTTATGGGTGATGTAGGTTCACTTTCTCTTGGCGGTACTCTTGGGTTCATTTCAGTGCTCTGTAAGCAGGAACTGATGATGGTTGTCGT
The nucleotide sequence above comes from Halodesulfovibrio sp.. Encoded proteins:
- the murF gene encoding UDP-N-acetylmuramoyl-tripeptide--D-alanyl-D-alanine ligase, yielding MKLTLDQIQSAMGAVGFLGDAGELAPLGIQTDSRVLKRGELFFCISGERFDGHNFAKAALERGACGIVAERPPFSMDEMMGMECCDGGVPLLMVQDCVAALGKLATHYRQLTRAIVTGITGTAGKTTVKELLAEILSVRGETARNHLNLNNQIGLPVSILGATGDEKYWVMEAGISQPHDMDELGAILRPDLGIIVNVGEGHTEGLGDKGVSHYKSQLLKYIQQGGVGLVSVDYPDLLEACDRKFDEMRYFSIKDPECAYYAEYAGAVSEVQGKYHVNLCGKEFDVTAPFRGAFAAENVIAAAAAADIMGLTSKEIIQGFEQATLPEKRFNCSQRGNWLVIDDCYNSNPLSCARALETAAELAEDKPLVLVLGEMLELGEQAYEAHNDIGKKITESKADVVCWIGKNSTAVKDGLNETDFTGEFHCVETPQQFLNLCKTLCVNDGTILFKGSRGNKLERFVSVFCDSFCPSRTTGITGAL
- the mraY gene encoding phospho-N-acetylmuramoyl-pentapeptide-transferase gives rise to the protein MLYNLLYPLSSDLSFLNVFKYISFRTVGALLTALVLSIALGPYFINWLKKIKCGQYIQSEVACHTNKAGTPTMGGILIAFSLITSTLLWCDLSNPYVWLTLLVYTGFALVGFVDDYTKLRRKENQGLSARAKFLGQIGISAVALYLLVQLPAYSTELYVPLFKNVSPDLGFFYIPFAMLVIIGSSNGVNLTDGMDGLAIVPVVVTTLVYGVFIYVAGHAALSQYLQVAAVPGVGEVTVFCGALVGAGLGFLWFNAYPAQVFMGDVGSLSLGGTLGFISVLCKQELMMVVVGGLFVVETLSVILQVGSYKLRKKRIFKMAPIHHHFEISGIPESKVIIRFWIISILLGVMALSVLKLR